The following proteins are co-located in the Dyadobacter chenwenxiniae genome:
- the cysD gene encoding sulfate adenylyltransferase subunit CysD, producing the protein MSISVKEVSDISDREARRSSPDYLDQLEAEAIYIMREVAGQFERPALLFSGGKDSITLVRLAQKAFAPGKIPFPLVHVDTGHNFIEAINYRDELAEQIGAKLVVRYVEDTIKAKGLKEQTGKNASRNWLQTFTLLDTIEEFEFDACIGGARRDEEKARAKERIFSFRDEFGQWDPKRQRPELWNLFNGRIHKGENVRVFPISNWTELDVWAYLKRENITLPSIYFAHERELILRDGKLLNNTPVIEPDEYDQIVKRQVRFRTVGDMTCTAAVESSAATLDEVIAEITVSRISERGETRIDDQQTEAAMEDRKKGGYF; encoded by the coding sequence ATGTCAATTTCAGTTAAAGAAGTGTCGGATATCAGCGATCGGGAAGCGAGACGCAGTTCTCCCGATTATCTAGACCAGTTGGAGGCCGAGGCGATTTACATTATGCGTGAGGTCGCTGGCCAGTTCGAGCGCCCTGCATTGTTGTTTTCAGGAGGAAAGGATTCTATCACATTGGTTAGACTGGCTCAAAAGGCCTTTGCGCCTGGAAAAATTCCCTTTCCGCTGGTGCACGTTGACACCGGACACAATTTTATTGAAGCAATAAATTACCGCGATGAACTGGCTGAACAAATCGGCGCGAAACTGGTCGTTCGCTATGTTGAAGATACGATTAAGGCAAAAGGCTTGAAAGAGCAGACGGGTAAGAATGCAAGCCGTAACTGGTTGCAAACTTTCACTTTGCTGGATACAATTGAAGAATTTGAATTTGACGCATGCATTGGCGGTGCGCGTCGTGACGAGGAAAAAGCACGTGCGAAAGAACGCATTTTCTCATTTCGTGATGAATTCGGTCAGTGGGACCCGAAACGCCAGCGTCCTGAGCTTTGGAACTTGTTCAATGGAAGAATTCACAAAGGCGAGAATGTGCGTGTTTTTCCAATCTCAAACTGGACCGAATTAGATGTTTGGGCTTATTTGAAAAGAGAAAACATCACATTACCATCCATTTATTTCGCCCACGAGCGTGAATTGATTTTGAGAGATGGCAAATTGCTGAACAACACGCCTGTTATTGAACCTGATGAGTACGATCAAATCGTAAAACGCCAAGTCCGTTTCAGAACGGTTGGTGATATGACCTGCACAGCAGCCGTAGAATCCAGCGCAGCGACATTGGACGAAGTTATTGCTGAGATCACTGTTTCTAGGATTAGTGAGAGAGGTGAAACGCGTATTGATGATCAGCAGACGGAAGCGGCGATGGAGGATCGGAAAAAGGGGGGATATTTTTAA
- a CDS encoding lysophospholipid acyltransferase family protein, which translates to MKTLSTRLLLFFLTAISRLSWKNLYKLSDIFRFLIFDIGHYRKEVIFSNLRNSFPTYNDDTIACIARRYYRNFTDIIFETIKLRSVSKNDLLGRFELETELLDYYYAQQKNVVVVSGHLGNWEMLNLFASAKLSYQIVVVYHELANEIFEDWFKKVRTKFGTEMVPMKEAMVRAMAPREKPFLFVLVNDQSPSPDKAYWTNFLNQDTGIFRGGELIAKRLNAPVLYMGILRDEHKRGHYRSYFKLITENPKQEPTNMILQSQIEYLEEDIKRQPDNWLWSHRRWKHSRPQNLPPFQLRQDTKSE; encoded by the coding sequence ATGAAAACCCTCTCAACCCGATTATTGCTGTTTTTTCTGACAGCGATATCGAGGCTCTCATGGAAAAATTTATATAAGCTTTCCGATATCTTCCGCTTCCTCATTTTCGACATTGGACATTATAGGAAAGAGGTTATTTTTTCAAACCTCAGGAACAGCTTCCCTACTTATAACGACGACACGATCGCGTGCATCGCCAGACGCTATTACCGAAACTTCACGGACATTATTTTCGAAACGATCAAGCTGAGGTCAGTCTCAAAGAATGATTTACTCGGACGGTTTGAGCTGGAAACTGAATTGCTGGACTATTACTATGCGCAGCAAAAGAATGTGGTTGTCGTTTCAGGGCATCTTGGGAACTGGGAAATGCTCAACTTATTTGCTTCTGCCAAATTATCCTACCAAATTGTGGTCGTTTATCACGAGCTGGCCAACGAGATTTTCGAAGATTGGTTTAAAAAAGTAAGGACCAAGTTCGGGACCGAAATGGTGCCTATGAAAGAGGCAATGGTCCGCGCGATGGCGCCAAGAGAAAAACCGTTTCTTTTTGTTTTGGTCAATGATCAGTCACCGAGTCCGGATAAAGCTTATTGGACTAATTTTCTGAATCAGGACACGGGAATTTTCAGAGGCGGTGAACTGATTGCCAAACGCCTGAATGCGCCGGTTTTGTACATGGGGATTTTACGTGATGAGCATAAAAGAGGGCATTACCGCTCCTATTTCAAGCTGATCACCGAAAATCCAAAGCAAGAGCCGACTAACATGATCTTGCAAAGTCAGATCGAATATCTGGAAGAAGACATTAAGCGGCAGCCGGACAACTGGCTTTGGAGCCACAGGCGGTGGAAACATTCCCGGCCGCAAAATCTGCCGCCTTTTCAATTACGTCAAGACACAAAAAGTGAATAA
- a CDS encoding sulfate adenylyltransferase subunit 1 → MDLLRFITAGSVDDGKSTLIGRLLYDTKNILADQMEAIERASKSRNVGEIDLALLTDGLRSEREQGITIDVAYKYFQTPNRKFISIDAPGHIQYTRNMVTGASNADLAIILVDARHGVVEQTRRHSLIASMLGIPHVIVAINKMDLVGNSEDAFLEIAKSYQELAAKLNIKDLTLIPVSALNGDNIVDRSVNMPWYTGETLLSVLENVNVLKDQNQEDGRFSVQYVIRPQTDELHDYRGYAGRVQSGTFKKGDLVKILPSETESKIAKIEFGGNEIEEASVLESVTILLEDDVDISRGDIIVSATNSPIVSQDIEALICWMDDKKTLKAGNKYVLQHGTARSRCSIRDIEYQIDINSYEKLDEVDSLKLNDVARIILRTAQPIAYDPYQKNRANGAAILIDETSNVTVGACMIE, encoded by the coding sequence GTGGATTTACTAAGATTTATAACAGCAGGTTCTGTGGACGATGGCAAGAGCACATTGATCGGACGCTTGCTTTACGATACGAAAAATATATTAGCAGATCAGATGGAGGCCATTGAGCGTGCGAGTAAGAGCCGCAATGTGGGCGAAATTGATTTAGCATTGCTTACGGATGGGTTGCGTTCGGAGCGTGAGCAGGGCATTACGATTGATGTGGCTTACAAATATTTTCAAACGCCTAATCGCAAGTTTATTAGCATTGATGCGCCGGGACACATTCAGTATACCAGGAATATGGTTACAGGTGCTTCTAATGCAGATTTGGCGATCATTTTGGTGGATGCGCGTCATGGGGTTGTCGAACAAACACGCCGCCACTCGTTAATCGCTTCCATGCTGGGGATTCCGCATGTGATTGTCGCGATTAACAAAATGGATTTGGTTGGAAACTCGGAAGATGCGTTTTTGGAGATTGCCAAATCTTATCAGGAACTGGCTGCTAAATTGAACATTAAAGACCTGACCCTTATTCCGGTGAGTGCTTTGAATGGCGACAACATTGTTGACAGATCGGTTAATATGCCCTGGTATACTGGGGAAACATTGCTTTCTGTTTTAGAAAATGTCAATGTTTTGAAAGATCAGAATCAGGAAGATGGTCGTTTCTCGGTTCAATATGTAATCCGCCCGCAAACGGACGAATTGCACGATTATCGTGGATATGCGGGTCGCGTGCAAAGCGGAACATTCAAAAAAGGGGATTTAGTTAAAATCCTTCCTTCTGAAACCGAATCTAAAATCGCGAAGATTGAATTTGGTGGAAACGAAATTGAAGAGGCCTCTGTTTTAGAGTCAGTTACGATCCTGCTTGAAGATGACGTAGATATCAGCCGCGGCGATATCATTGTTTCTGCAACCAATTCACCGATTGTAAGCCAGGATATCGAAGCATTGATTTGCTGGATGGATGATAAAAAGACATTGAAAGCAGGGAACAAATACGTTTTACAGCACGGAACAGCGAGATCAAGATGCTCCATCCGTGACATTGAATACCAAATTGACATTAATTCATACGAGAAGCTGGACGAAGTGGACAGCTTGAAATTGAATGACGTCGCGAGAATTATACTTAGAACAGCCCAGCCAATCGCTTACGATCCATATCAGAAAAACCGCGCTAACGGCGCAGCGATCCTGATCGACGAAACGTCGAATGTGACCGTAGGAGCTTGCATGATTGAATAA
- a CDS encoding lysophospholipid acyltransferase family protein — protein MPLFVSKFLFLILNQVSSLSWRNAFRLSDFLRWSIFTVGGYRRKVIWQNLKNSFPEKSDEELTCIAEAFQQHFTDLIVETIKFRTASPECVRERLQGDISIMDKFYAEKTNIIYLMGHRGNWELANLFSSLCFTHECIVVYRPLQNQASDRWFLDLRTRFGAKLVPMDCIFKELQKPRERPYCVVLANDQSPNPKTAFWTNFLHQDTGVFRGVETIARRYNLTVLYADFSKVPGKRGYYHVNISTITECPKEVENNAILEKQLRILEKDINSQPHNWLWSHRRWKHKRPECLKPEQTLPGLSSDF, from the coding sequence ATGCCCCTATTTGTATCAAAATTTCTTTTTTTAATTCTAAACCAGGTTTCGTCATTGTCCTGGAGAAATGCTTTCAGGCTCTCTGACTTCCTCCGCTGGTCCATTTTTACAGTCGGCGGATATCGGCGTAAGGTGATTTGGCAAAATTTAAAGAACAGCTTTCCCGAAAAATCGGATGAGGAGCTCACCTGCATTGCCGAAGCATTTCAGCAGCACTTCACAGATCTTATTGTAGAAACCATCAAGTTCCGCACCGCAAGCCCGGAATGCGTGCGGGAGCGCTTGCAAGGCGATATCAGCATTATGGATAAATTTTATGCTGAAAAAACCAACATTATCTATCTCATGGGACACCGCGGCAACTGGGAGCTGGCTAACTTGTTCTCGTCCCTTTGCTTTACACACGAATGCATTGTCGTTTATCGACCATTACAGAATCAGGCTTCTGATCGGTGGTTCCTGGACCTCCGGACCAGATTTGGCGCCAAGCTTGTTCCTATGGATTGTATTTTTAAGGAACTGCAAAAGCCGAGGGAAAGGCCTTACTGCGTCGTGCTTGCAAATGATCAATCACCTAATCCTAAAACAGCCTTCTGGACCAATTTCCTACATCAGGATACAGGCGTTTTCAGAGGCGTTGAAACCATTGCCCGGCGCTATAACCTGACCGTTTTATATGCCGATTTTAGTAAAGTGCCCGGGAAAAGAGGCTACTATCATGTCAACATTTCCACCATTACAGAATGTCCGAAAGAAGTTGAGAATAATGCAATATTGGAAAAACAACTCCGCATTCTTGAAAAAGACATTAATTCTCAGCCCCATAACTGGCTTTGGAGCCACAGGCGCTGGAAACACAAACGCCCGGAATGCCTGAAACCGGAGCAAACTTTGCCCGGATTGTCTTCTGATTTTTAA
- a CDS encoding HEPN domain-containing protein gives MSEILISDKVSAVAKRDIIDLNQKINAFNTGETPEEAFRKFRLTRGVYGQRQPGVQMIRIKLPYGRVTADQLVRIADTSDKFATGNLHATTRQDIQLHFVKLSDSPQLWADLEDAGITLKEACGNTIRNVTASSVAGIDPDEPFDVTPITHSIFTYFLRNPINQDMGRKFKIAVSSSEKDSALAFIHDVGLIAKMGVNEAGETVKGFKVLIGGGLGAQPFSAQTAFEFLEEDKVIPFIEALLRVFDRYGERVRRHKARMKFLLAEIGLDEMMARVEEQRVAIKNKVFTIPEDLFGTKDVESITFVPRPSLSESEILNIASQSIEADKLDIFTRWLRTNTFEQKQKGWFAVQLRVLLGDMHSDTARQLANLVRQYAADDIRVTVNQGYILRFVKGEDLVALYHELAKLGLAAPGFDSTMDITTCPGTDTCNLAISSSYGITRVLEDVMRDEFPEMIYNQDIKIKISGCMNGCGQHNASNIGFHGSSIKNGKLVLPALQVLLGGGFSGDGVGLIGDKVIKVPTKRGPEVLRTLFNDFETNAYDGEYYNQYYQRQTKNYFFQLLKPIADLSTLQDDDYRDWDHDELFKTEIGVGECASVLVDLVATTITEGQEKLNLAKENYESGIWADAIYHAYNVLITGAKGLLMTKDVTLNTQYGIVNDFETHFGQDFKYETPAEFTREDKSEAPFRSLAFSINHFEPTQEFATYFLSKAEEFLNFVRDTRESQLVETGEPVLQELSFGKDS, from the coding sequence ATGAGCGAAATATTGATTTCTGACAAAGTATCGGCCGTTGCGAAGCGCGATATCATTGATTTGAACCAAAAAATCAATGCATTTAATACGGGCGAAACACCCGAAGAAGCTTTCCGCAAGTTCAGGCTTACACGCGGTGTCTACGGCCAGCGCCAGCCAGGCGTTCAAATGATCCGCATCAAGCTGCCTTATGGTCGTGTAACTGCGGACCAGCTTGTCAGGATCGCGGATACTTCGGACAAATTTGCAACCGGAAACCTGCACGCAACCACGCGCCAGGACATTCAGCTACACTTTGTGAAACTTTCAGATTCACCGCAATTGTGGGCTGACCTGGAAGATGCTGGCATTACATTGAAAGAGGCTTGCGGAAACACAATTCGCAATGTTACGGCTTCTTCGGTGGCCGGAATTGATCCGGATGAGCCGTTTGATGTGACGCCGATTACGCATTCTATTTTCACTTACTTCCTGCGTAATCCGATTAATCAGGATATGGGACGGAAATTTAAAATTGCCGTTTCTTCTTCCGAAAAAGACTCAGCATTGGCATTCATTCATGACGTTGGCCTTATTGCGAAAATGGGTGTGAATGAAGCTGGTGAAACCGTGAAAGGTTTCAAAGTGCTGATTGGCGGCGGATTGGGCGCGCAGCCTTTTTCTGCACAAACCGCATTTGAATTCCTCGAAGAAGATAAAGTCATTCCATTTATAGAAGCATTGCTTCGCGTTTTTGACCGTTACGGCGAACGCGTTCGTCGTCATAAGGCGCGTATGAAGTTTCTTTTGGCGGAAATTGGTCTGGACGAAATGATGGCGAGAGTTGAAGAACAACGTGTTGCCATTAAAAATAAAGTCTTCACCATTCCCGAGGATCTTTTTGGAACGAAAGATGTAGAATCCATCACTTTCGTGCCCCGCCCCTCCTTGTCGGAATCGGAAATATTGAACATTGCTTCTCAAAGCATTGAAGCGGATAAGCTTGATATTTTTACAAGATGGCTGAGAACCAACACTTTTGAACAAAAACAGAAAGGCTGGTTTGCTGTTCAGCTGCGTGTTCTATTAGGCGATATGCATTCGGATACAGCTCGTCAGCTCGCGAACCTGGTTCGTCAATATGCGGCCGACGACATTCGGGTAACTGTTAATCAAGGTTATATCCTTCGTTTTGTAAAAGGCGAAGACCTGGTTGCGCTTTATCATGAATTGGCAAAATTAGGACTTGCTGCGCCTGGTTTCGATAGCACGATGGACATTACAACTTGCCCGGGAACAGACACTTGTAACCTCGCCATTTCAAGCAGTTACGGGATCACACGCGTGCTGGAAGATGTCATGCGTGATGAATTCCCTGAAATGATTTACAATCAGGATATTAAGATTAAAATTAGCGGTTGCATGAACGGCTGCGGCCAGCATAATGCTTCTAATATTGGTTTTCACGGAAGTTCAATTAAAAATGGCAAGCTGGTTCTTCCCGCTTTGCAGGTTTTACTCGGCGGTGGTTTCTCCGGCGATGGCGTTGGCTTGATTGGAGATAAAGTAATCAAAGTTCCGACCAAACGCGGTCCGGAAGTTTTGCGTACGCTATTCAACGATTTTGAAACAAATGCTTACGACGGAGAATATTACAATCAATATTACCAGCGTCAGACGAAGAACTATTTCTTTCAATTATTGAAACCGATTGCGGATCTCAGCACTTTGCAGGACGACGATTACCGCGACTGGGATCACGACGAATTGTTTAAAACAGAGATCGGGGTTGGAGAATGTGCGAGTGTGCTGGTTGACCTTGTAGCTACGACCATTACAGAAGGCCAGGAAAAACTGAATCTTGCCAAAGAAAATTATGAATCAGGAATCTGGGCGGATGCGATTTATCATGCTTATAATGTGTTAATTACGGGTGCGAAAGGTTTGTTAATGACCAAAGACGTGACCTTGAACACGCAGTATGGCATTGTAAATGACTTCGAAACGCATTTCGGACAGGATTTTAAATATGAAACACCTGCCGAATTTACACGCGAAGACAAGTCAGAAGCGCCTTTCCGTTCATTGGCGTTCAGCATCAATCATTTTGAGCCAACACAGGAATTTGCCACTTACTTCCTGAGCAAAGCAGAAGAATTCCTGAATTTTGTTCGTGATACACGTGAATCGCAATTGGTAGAAACGGGCGAGCCGGTTTTGCAGGAATTGTCATTCGGAAAAGATAGTTAA
- a CDS encoding phosphoadenylyl-sulfate reductase — protein MNNTTSSSLNAAIEGKSETESLAILADLFPGEVVFSTSLGYEDQVITDFILKNNLNITIFTLDTGRLFSETYMTLQKTNNRYDTKIKVYYPQTDSVETLVSTKGPLSFYDSVENRKECCFIRKVEPLNRALKGAKIWVTGIRAEQSGNRHDMPQLEWDEAHQLVKFHPILHWSFEEVKGYVKSNGIPYNPLHDKGFVSIGCAPCTRAIQEGEDFRAGRWWWEDESKKECGLHAK, from the coding sequence ATGAACAACACAACATCATCTTCTTTAAACGCTGCCATTGAAGGCAAGAGTGAGACGGAATCGCTAGCGATTCTGGCGGATCTTTTTCCTGGCGAGGTCGTTTTTTCAACCAGTTTAGGCTACGAAGATCAGGTTATTACCGATTTTATCCTGAAAAATAACCTGAACATTACGATTTTCACCCTGGATACCGGAAGGCTTTTCAGCGAGACTTATATGACGCTGCAAAAGACGAACAATCGTTACGATACGAAGATCAAGGTTTACTATCCGCAGACGGATTCAGTCGAAACATTGGTAAGCACAAAAGGGCCTTTGAGTTTCTATGACTCTGTGGAAAACAGGAAAGAATGCTGCTTTATCCGTAAGGTGGAGCCATTAAACCGTGCGTTGAAAGGCGCGAAAATCTGGGTTACGGGCATCAGGGCAGAACAGTCGGGGAACCGTCATGATATGCCACAGCTGGAATGGGACGAGGCGCATCAGCTGGTGAAGTTTCACCCGATCTTGCATTGGTCTTTTGAAGAAGTGAAAGGGTATGTTAAATCTAATGGCATTCCTTACAACCCATTGCATGATAAAGGTTTTGTCAGCATTGGTTGCGCACCTTGCACCCGCGCGATCCAGGAAGGCGAAGATTTCCGCGCCGGACGCTGGTGGTGGGAAGATGAATCGAAAAAAGAATGTGGATTGCATGCTAAGTAG
- a CDS encoding trans-sulfuration enzyme family protein: protein MKKQTKAIRTQTPKTKYREHSTPLFLTSSFTFESAEQGKALFEETEDGNIYSRFSNPTVQEFVDKVCLLEDCEDGVATATGMAAVFASMAALLKTGDHIIASRALFGSAHQVITQILSKWGITHTYLDADASEADWEAAVQPNSKMVYLETPSNPGLDLVDLAMVGRLCKKHNLIFNVDNCFASPALQNPAEYGADLIVHSATKYMDGQGRVLGGVVVGKKEYIKELRFFCRQTGPSMSPFNAWVLTKSLETLGLRMDRHCSNALALAEALEKHPDVKSVRYPFLESHPQHELAKQQMSAGGAIVTIDLEGGFERVSAFMDALEIASLSSNLGDTRTIVTNPNTTTHAKLKPEEKKALGITEGLIRISVGLEDIEDLIEDFTNAVEVSVKSDILD, encoded by the coding sequence ATGAAAAAACAGACCAAAGCGATACGCACGCAGACGCCAAAAACAAAGTATCGCGAGCATTCAACACCATTGTTCCTGACCAGCAGTTTCACATTTGAAAGCGCGGAACAGGGAAAAGCATTGTTTGAAGAGACCGAGGATGGAAACATTTACAGCCGTTTCTCCAACCCGACTGTGCAGGAATTTGTTGACAAGGTTTGTCTTTTGGAAGATTGCGAAGACGGTGTTGCGACTGCAACGGGTATGGCGGCGGTTTTCGCAAGTATGGCCGCATTATTGAAAACAGGTGACCACATTATCGCCAGCCGGGCATTGTTCGGATCTGCCCATCAGGTAATTACGCAGATTTTGAGCAAATGGGGCATTACACACACCTATCTGGACGCGGACGCAAGCGAAGCTGACTGGGAAGCAGCAGTTCAGCCAAATTCAAAAATGGTCTATCTCGAAACGCCATCAAACCCAGGTCTTGATCTGGTCGATCTTGCTATGGTAGGAAGGCTTTGCAAAAAGCATAATTTGATATTTAATGTAGATAACTGCTTTGCATCACCAGCATTGCAAAATCCGGCAGAATACGGCGCCGATCTTATCGTGCATTCTGCTACTAAATACATGGACGGACAAGGCCGTGTTTTGGGTGGTGTTGTTGTTGGCAAAAAGGAATATATCAAAGAGTTACGCTTTTTCTGTCGGCAGACGGGGCCGTCCATGTCGCCGTTTAATGCGTGGGTTTTGACTAAAAGCCTTGAAACATTGGGTCTGAGAATGGATAGACATTGTTCTAATGCATTGGCGCTTGCTGAGGCTTTGGAAAAGCATCCGGATGTGAAATCTGTAAGATATCCATTCCTGGAATCGCACCCGCAGCATGAATTGGCCAAACAGCAGATGTCAGCCGGCGGTGCCATTGTTACCATTGATTTGGAAGGTGGATTTGAAAGAGTTTCCGCATTCATGGATGCCTTGGAAATCGCCTCACTTTCATCCAACCTCGGCGATACAAGAACCATTGTAACAAATCCAAACACAACAACACACGCCAAACTAAAACCAGAAGAGAAGAAAGCGCTAGGCATCACCGAAGGCCTCATCCGCATTTCAGTCGGCCTGGAAGACATTGAAGATTTAATCGAAGACTTCACCAACGCCGTGGAGGTGTCGGTGAAAAGTGATATATTAGATTGA
- a CDS encoding glycosyltransferase family 9 protein, translating to MNKPVKFLIIRFSSIGDIVLTTPVIRCLKQQYPNAEVHFVVKKKFRQVVEHNPYIDHLHLLDNNLDDLVKIFKSEHFDYIIDLHKTLRSYLLRLRLRRPTLTFRKLSVQKLIMNRFHVDFLPKGVHIVERNLRAVEPLGVKNDHHPVDYFISPEDEVPVSSLPPSHQNGYIAFVIGGQHFTKKLPPEKIIAICKRINKPIVLLGGPEDAAVAELITASGSENIFDACGKYSLNQSVSLLKSASSVIAHDTGLMHIAGAFNKPIVSVWGATSAGHFGVWPYLNTQQVIAEVKGLPCHPCSNFGMAACPQKHFRCMWEQDENLIADSAVKMFNETSFDK from the coding sequence GTGAATAAACCTGTTAAATTTCTTATTATCCGCTTTTCGTCAATAGGCGACATTGTCCTTACCACGCCTGTGATCAGGTGCCTCAAACAGCAATATCCCAACGCCGAAGTTCATTTTGTGGTTAAAAAAAAATTCAGGCAGGTTGTAGAACACAATCCTTACATTGATCACCTCCATCTGCTTGACAACAATCTGGACGACCTCGTCAAAATCTTCAAATCCGAGCATTTTGACTACATTATAGATCTGCACAAGACATTACGGTCTTACTTACTGCGTTTGAGGCTCCGCCGGCCAACCCTTACGTTCCGTAAACTTTCCGTGCAAAAGCTGATCATGAACCGGTTTCATGTGGATTTCCTGCCCAAAGGTGTTCACATTGTGGAAAGGAATTTGCGTGCAGTGGAACCGCTGGGCGTAAAAAACGACCACCATCCGGTTGACTATTTTATTTCCCCGGAAGATGAAGTCCCCGTGTCAAGCTTACCGCCATCGCATCAAAACGGATATATTGCCTTTGTGATCGGCGGACAGCATTTTACCAAAAAGTTACCCCCGGAGAAAATAATTGCCATTTGCAAGCGAATCAATAAGCCGATTGTCTTATTGGGCGGACCGGAAGATGCCGCCGTCGCTGAACTCATTACGGCATCCGGCAGCGAAAACATTTTTGATGCCTGCGGAAAATATAGTCTTAACCAATCCGTGTCGCTGTTGAAGTCTGCCAGCTCGGTTATAGCTCATGACACCGGGCTCATGCACATTGCGGGCGCATTTAACAAACCGATTGTTTCTGTCTGGGGCGCTACTTCTGCGGGTCATTTCGGTGTTTGGCCCTATTTGAACACCCAACAAGTGATAGCGGAGGTAAAAGGTCTGCCGTGTCATCCATGCAGCAATTTTGGAATGGCGGCTTGTCCACAGAAACATTTCAGATGCATGTGGGAGCAAGATGAAAATCTGATCGCGGACAGTGCGGTGAAAATGTTCAATGAAACAAGTTTTGATAAATAA
- a CDS encoding type II toxin-antitoxin system VapC family toxin produces the protein MRYFLDTNILLAYLRKHHLVDTLQTYFEDEGEPSQMFTSAVCIGELASIGIRNNWGKQKMAALNALKHSVLITTELNEPIVERYAEIDAFSQGRLQEKQLKGSAKNMGKNDLWIAATASVLNATLITTDKDFDHLNKEFLNVARFELI, from the coding sequence ATGAGATATTTTCTTGACACCAATATACTGCTTGCCTATTTGAGAAAACACCATTTGGTCGACACTTTACAAACATACTTTGAAGACGAAGGAGAACCGAGTCAAATGTTTACTTCGGCAGTTTGTATTGGAGAGTTGGCATCCATTGGGATCAGAAACAATTGGGGTAAGCAAAAGATGGCAGCACTTAATGCTCTTAAACATTCGGTGCTCATCACAACAGAACTAAATGAACCGATTGTCGAGCGTTACGCAGAAATAGACGCATTCAGTCAAGGCAGATTGCAAGAAAAACAGTTGAAAGGTTCGGCTAAAAACATGGGTAAAAATGACTTATGGATTGCGGCGACGGCGAGTGTTTTGAATGCAACATTAATAACAACGGACAAGGACTTTGATCATTTGAATAAAGAATTTTTAAATGTCGCCCGTTTTGAATTGATATAA
- the cobA gene encoding uroporphyrinogen-III C-methyltransferase — translation MKLTLIGAGPGDPDLITMKGVKALQNAKVVLYDSLAHPSLLDYCPEDCVKILVGKRFGKTSCAQDDINALIVENARLYGEVVRLKGGDSFVFGRGYEEILYAAKHGIESEIIPGISSSYAAPALAGIPLTSRGLSESFWVITGTTKQHALSNDVHLAAQSTATVVILMGLHKLDEIVSIYADLNKFDESISIIQNGTLENQKVVTGKISNIAALAKASEIASPAVIVIGKVAALPDLSFADIETLIQQGKPVTSEVN, via the coding sequence ATGAAACTTACATTAATCGGTGCCGGGCCAGGCGATCCTGACCTGATCACTATGAAAGGGGTTAAGGCATTGCAAAATGCAAAAGTCGTGCTCTACGACTCCCTCGCCCACCCATCCCTTCTGGATTACTGCCCCGAAGATTGTGTTAAAATCCTGGTTGGAAAACGCTTTGGTAAAACCAGCTGCGCACAAGACGACATCAATGCCCTTATCGTTGAAAATGCCCGCTTGTATGGAGAAGTTGTCCGGCTGAAAGGCGGGGATTCCTTTGTATTCGGTCGGGGTTATGAAGAAATTCTTTATGCTGCCAAGCACGGCATTGAATCCGAAATCATTCCAGGCATTTCGAGCAGCTACGCTGCTCCCGCACTGGCTGGCATTCCATTGACTTCAAGAGGTTTAAGCGAAAGTTTCTGGGTTATTACAGGAACAACAAAACAGCATGCACTTTCAAACGACGTGCATTTGGCAGCGCAATCCACAGCGACCGTTGTAATTCTGATGGGCTTGCACAAGCTCGACGAAATCGTCTCGATTTACGCTGACTTAAACAAATTTGACGAATCCATTTCCATCATTCAAAACGGAACATTGGAAAATCAGAAAGTGGTGACTGGTAAGATCAGCAACATTGCCGCTCTGGCAAAGGCGAGTGAAATCGCTTCCCCGGCCGTGATCGTGATTGGAAAAGTGGCCGCTTTGCCCGATTTGAGCTTTGCAGACATTGAAACATTAATCCAACAGGGAAAACCTGTCACGAGTGAAGTAAATTAA